From Pseudomonas fluorescens, one genomic window encodes:
- the dtd gene encoding D-aminoacyl-tRNA deacylase, with the protein MKGLLQRVRGARVEVAGEIVGAVDQGLLVLVAVEPQDSRASADKLLHKLLNYRVFSDAEGKMNLSLADVGGGLLLVSQFTLAADTKNGLRPSFSTAAPPALGEELFDYLLGKAQQLHGNVASGRFGADMQVHLVNDGPVTFLLQT; encoded by the coding sequence ATGAAGGGCCTGCTGCAGCGCGTGCGGGGTGCGCGCGTCGAGGTAGCAGGGGAGATTGTCGGGGCGGTCGACCAAGGGTTGTTGGTGCTGGTCGCTGTCGAGCCTCAGGATTCCCGGGCAAGTGCCGACAAACTTCTGCATAAGCTGCTTAACTATCGGGTGTTCAGTGACGCCGAGGGCAAGATGAACCTGTCCTTGGCCGACGTTGGCGGTGGTTTGCTGCTGGTCTCGCAGTTCACCCTCGCCGCCGATACCAAAAATGGCCTGCGCCCAAGCTTTTCGACCGCTGCCCCTCCGGCACTCGGCGAAGAGCTTTTTGACTATCTATTAGGCAAAGCGCAACAGTTGCATGGCAATGTGGCATCAGGCAGATTTGGCGCGGACATGCAGGTGCACCTGGTCAATGATGGCCCGGTGACCTTCCTGTTACAGACCTGA
- the pip gene encoding prolyl aminopeptidase, giving the protein MQTLYPQIKPYARHDLAVDETHTLYVDESGSPEGLPVVFIHGGPGAGCDAASRCYFDPNLYRIVTFDQRGCGRSTPHASVENNTTWDLVADMEKIRQHLNIDKWVLFGGSWGSTLALAYAQTHPDRVHGLIVRGIFLARPQEIEWFYQAGASRLFPDYWQDYIAPIPQDERHDLLGAFHKRLVGNDQIAQMHAAKAWSLWEGRTATLRPNPLVVDRFSEPQRALSIARIECHYFTNNAFLEPDQLIRDMGKIAHLPGVIVHGRYDVICPLDNAWELHQNWPNSELQVIRDAGHAASEPGITDALVRAASQMARRLLDLPPEEA; this is encoded by the coding sequence ATGCAGACTTTGTACCCGCAGATCAAACCCTACGCCCGGCATGATCTGGCCGTCGATGAAACCCACACCCTGTATGTCGACGAAAGCGGATCACCGGAAGGTTTGCCGGTCGTGTTCATTCACGGTGGCCCCGGGGCCGGCTGCGACGCGGCGAGCCGCTGCTATTTCGATCCGAACCTTTACCGCATCGTCACCTTCGACCAGCGCGGTTGTGGCCGCTCGACCCCTCACGCCAGCGTGGAAAACAACACCACCTGGGACCTGGTGGCGGATATGGAGAAAATTCGCCAGCACTTGAATATCGATAAATGGGTGCTGTTCGGCGGCTCCTGGGGTTCGACCCTGGCCCTGGCCTATGCGCAAACCCATCCCGACCGTGTCCATGGTCTGATCGTGCGTGGGATCTTTCTCGCCCGCCCGCAAGAAATCGAATGGTTCTACCAGGCAGGCGCCAGCCGCCTGTTCCCTGACTACTGGCAGGACTACATCGCGCCGATTCCTCAGGACGAGCGCCACGACTTGCTCGGCGCCTTCCACAAGCGCTTGGTGGGCAACGATCAGATCGCCCAGATGCACGCCGCCAAGGCCTGGTCCCTGTGGGAAGGTCGTACCGCGACCCTGCGTCCGAACCCGCTGGTGGTCGATCGCTTCTCCGAACCGCAGCGCGCGCTGTCGATTGCCCGGATTGAATGCCACTACTTCACCAATAATGCTTTCCTCGAACCGGACCAGTTGATTCGTGACATGGGCAAGATCGCCCATCTGCCGGGCGTCATCGTCCATGGTCGCTACGATGTGATCTGCCCGCTGGACAACGCTTGGGAGCTGCACCAGAACTGGCCGAACAGCGAGCTGCAAGTGATTCGCGACGCAGGCCACGCGGCTTCTGAGCCGGGCATCACTGATGCCCTGGTACGTGCGGCGAGCCAGATGGCGCGACGCCTGCTCGACCTGCCGCCGGAAGAAGCATGA
- a CDS encoding DUF3757 domain-containing protein yields the protein MKSKLLVSAFLILLTQQVQALDIEHCPLPQVIKNTNGIYTALTISRKGQWVGTATAPRPSSSDRFSVDEVKTFDGAVFYTTPQNGIARGVLSRCMYTNRGGERLDLHYRPDVRPDLAVKLLDIKKWQLQPASATGLQTYLCKSKEQGGCVFALIE from the coding sequence ATGAAATCAAAATTACTGGTGTCGGCGTTTTTGATCCTTCTGACACAGCAGGTCCAGGCGCTTGATATCGAGCATTGCCCTCTGCCTCAAGTCATCAAAAATACCAATGGCATCTACACGGCGCTGACGATCAGCCGAAAAGGGCAATGGGTTGGCACCGCAACGGCGCCTCGCCCGAGTTCAAGCGACCGTTTTTCAGTCGATGAGGTCAAGACCTTTGATGGCGCAGTTTTTTATACGACACCGCAAAACGGGATCGCCCGAGGTGTGCTGAGCCGTTGCATGTACACAAACAGGGGGGGAGAGCGCCTGGACTTGCATTATCGTCCGGATGTTCGGCCTGACCTGGCCGTCAAATTGCTCGATATCAAAAAATGGCAACTGCAACCGGCGTCTGCCACCGGGTTGCAAACCTATCTTTGCAAGAGCAAAGAGCAGGGTGGGTGTGTTTTTGCCCTGATCGAATGA
- the hutG gene encoding N-formylglutamate deformylase: protein MDKVLNFKQGRVPLLISMPHAGTRLTPAVEAGLIADAKSLPDTDWHIPQLYDFAAELGASTLAAEYSRFVIDLNRPSDDKPLYVGATTGLYPATLFDGIALFKEGQEPSKEERATYLQQIWTPYHQTLQSELARLKAEFGYALLFDAHSIRSIIPHLFDGKLPDFNLGTFNGASCDPTLATELEAICAGHSGYSHVLNGRFKGGHITRHYGNPVDNIHAVQLELGQCTYMEEFEPFRYRPDLAAPTQVVLKQLLQGMLAWGQQRY from the coding sequence GTGGATAAGGTTCTGAACTTCAAACAAGGCCGGGTGCCGCTGCTGATCAGCATGCCCCATGCCGGTACCCGTCTGACCCCGGCGGTCGAAGCCGGGTTGATTGCTGACGCGAAAAGCCTGCCGGACACCGACTGGCACATTCCGCAGCTCTACGACTTCGCCGCCGAGTTGGGCGCCAGCACCCTGGCGGCCGAGTACTCGCGCTTCGTCATCGACCTCAACCGCCCGTCCGACGACAAGCCGCTGTACGTCGGCGCCACCACCGGCCTGTACCCGGCCACGCTGTTCGATGGGATTGCATTGTTCAAAGAGGGGCAGGAGCCGTCGAAAGAAGAGCGCGCCACTTATCTGCAGCAGATCTGGACCCCATACCACCAGACCCTGCAGAGCGAACTGGCACGGCTCAAAGCCGAGTTCGGCTACGCGCTGCTGTTCGACGCCCACTCGATCCGCTCGATCATCCCGCACCTGTTCGACGGCAAGCTGCCGGACTTCAACCTCGGCACCTTCAATGGCGCCAGTTGCGATCCGACGCTGGCCACCGAGTTGGAAGCAATCTGTGCTGGCCACAGCGGGTACAGTCACGTGTTGAACGGGCGCTTCAAGGGCGGCCACATCACCCGCCATTACGGCAATCCGGTTGACAACATCCATGCGGTGCAACTGGAGCTGGGGCAGTGCACCTACATGGAAGAGTTCGAGCCGTTCCGTTATCGCCCGGATCTGGCGGCCCCGACCCAGGTGGTGCTCAAGCAACTGCTGCAAGGGATGTTGGCCTGGGGTCAGCAGCGCTATTGA
- a CDS encoding glucan biosynthesis protein G produces the protein MIVSPCTAPKLSAKRLRNALATGSALLCLLSAGQLWAFNLNDVSAKAQELAGQKYEAPRSNLPNEFREMKFADYQKIRFLTEKAEWADKKTPFKLSFYHQGMHFDTPVKINEITANTVEEIKYDPNRFDFGDLKFDPKATEQLGYAGFRVLYPINKADKQDEIMTMLGASYFRVVGKNHVYGLSARGLAIDTALPSGEEFPRFREFWIQQPKPGDKHLVIFALLDSPRATGAYRLTLRPGSDTIVDVKAQMFLRDKVGKLGIAPLTSMFLFGANQPSKVLNYRRELHDSSGLAIHAGNGEWIWRPLNNPKHLAVSNFSVENPRGFGLLQRGRDFSHYEDLDDRYDKRPSAWIEPKGDWGKGTVDLVEIPTADETNDNIVAFWSPETMPEPGKPLDFAYRMHWTMDEAAIHAPDSAWVSQTLKSTGDVKQSNLIRQPDGSVAYLVDFEGPSLAALPADTDVRSQVSVGDNAELVENSVRYNPETKGWRLTLRLKIKDPSKSTEMRAALVQNIVPADLAKTSIPASTSSVAKADKVAAKQAEKADKDAKAAEANKAEAKPVADAKDKADKNDAKQPAAADAAPATPESAPTEEVLTETWSYQLPADE, from the coding sequence GTGATTGTTAGTCCCTGTACTGCACCAAAATTGTCTGCCAAACGGTTGCGCAATGCACTGGCGACGGGCTCTGCCCTGTTGTGCCTGCTCAGCGCCGGCCAGCTTTGGGCATTCAATCTGAACGACGTGTCGGCCAAGGCGCAAGAGTTGGCCGGGCAGAAGTACGAAGCCCCGCGCAGCAATCTGCCGAACGAATTCCGCGAGATGAAGTTCGCCGATTATCAGAAAATTCGCTTCCTCACCGAAAAGGCCGAGTGGGCGGACAAGAAGACCCCGTTCAAGCTGTCGTTCTATCACCAGGGCATGCATTTCGATACGCCGGTGAAAATCAACGAAATCACGGCGAATACCGTCGAAGAGATCAAATACGACCCCAATCGTTTCGATTTCGGCGACCTCAAATTCGATCCTAAAGCCACCGAACAGCTGGGTTATGCCGGTTTCCGTGTGCTGTACCCGATCAACAAGGCTGACAAGCAAGACGAGATCATGACCATGCTCGGCGCGAGTTACTTCCGCGTCGTCGGCAAGAATCACGTCTACGGTTTGTCCGCTCGCGGCCTGGCAATCGACACCGCCTTGCCATCCGGCGAAGAGTTTCCGCGTTTTCGCGAGTTCTGGATTCAACAGCCCAAGCCGGGCGACAAGCACCTGGTGATCTTTGCGTTGCTGGATTCGCCACGGGCCACCGGTGCCTACCGCCTGACCTTGCGTCCGGGCAGCGACACCATTGTCGACGTCAAGGCGCAGATGTTCCTTCGTGACAAAGTCGGCAAGCTCGGCATCGCGCCGCTGACCAGCATGTTCCTGTTCGGCGCCAACCAGCCGTCGAAAGTCCTCAACTACCGCCGTGAACTGCACGACTCCAGCGGCCTGGCGATCCATGCCGGCAATGGCGAGTGGATCTGGCGTCCACTGAACAACCCGAAACACCTGGCCGTGAGCAACTTCTCGGTAGAGAACCCTCGTGGTTTCGGTCTGCTGCAACGTGGCCGTGACTTCAGCCACTACGAAGACCTCGACGACCGCTACGACAAGCGTCCAAGTGCCTGGATCGAGCCGAAAGGTGATTGGGGCAAGGGCACCGTCGACCTGGTCGAGATTCCGACCGCTGACGAAACCAACGACAACATCGTCGCTTTCTGGAGCCCGGAAACCATGCCGGAGCCGGGCAAGCCGCTGGACTTCGCCTACCGCATGCACTGGACCATGGACGAGGCGGCGATTCACGCGCCGGACAGCGCCTGGGTCAGCCAGACCTTGAAATCCACCGGTGACGTCAAGCAGTCCAACCTGATTCGTCAGCCGGACGGCAGCGTTGCCTACCTGGTGGACTTCGAAGGTCCGTCCCTGGCGGCATTGCCGGCCGATACCGATGTACGCAGCCAGGTCAGCGTCGGCGACAACGCCGAACTGGTCGAGAACAGCGTGCGCTACAACCCGGAAACCAAGGGCTGGCGCCTGACCCTGCGACTGAAGATCAAGGATCCGAGCAAGTCCACCGAGATGCGTGCAGCTCTGGTGCAGAACATCGTGCCGGCCGATCTGGCCAAGACCTCGATCCCGGCCTCCACCTCGTCGGTGGCCAAAGCTGACAAGGTCGCTGCGAAACAGGCCGAAAAAGCCGACAAGGATGCGAAAGCCGCCGAGGCCAATAAGGCCGAAGCCAAGCCGGTCGCGGATGCCAAGGATAAGGCCGACAAGAATGACGCCAAGCAGCCTGCTGCTGCCGACGCGGCCCCAGCCACACCGGAATCGGCGCCGACTGAAGAAGTCCTGACCGAGACCTGGAGCTATCAGTTGCCTGCCGATGAGTAA
- the hutI gene encoding imidazolonepropionase gives MKTLWQHCNVASMAQGTYSIIEDAAIVTSGALIEWIGPRRELPSDYYPEVHDLGGAWVTPGLIDCHTHTVFGGNRSDEFEKRLQGVSYAEIAASGGGIASTVRATREASEDQLFASAAKRLKSLMRDGVTSIEIKSGYGLDLANEGKMLRVARRLGEAFPISVRTTCLAAHALPPEYKDRADDYIEHICSEMLPALAADGLVDAVDAFCEYLAFSPAQVEKVFIAAQQLGLPVKLHAEQLSSLHGSSLAARYQALSADHLEFMTEDDAIAMAASGTVAVLLPGAFYFLRETQLPPMDALRKHKVKIAIASDLNPGTSPALSVRLMLNMACTCLRMTPEEALAGATIHAATALGMEQTHGSLEVGKVADFVAWQIDRPADLSYWLGGELEKRVVRHGVEVEI, from the coding sequence ATGAAAACCCTCTGGCAACACTGTAACGTCGCAAGCATGGCGCAAGGCACCTACTCGATCATCGAGGATGCCGCCATCGTGACGTCCGGTGCGCTCATTGAGTGGATCGGCCCACGTCGTGAGCTGCCGTCCGATTACTATCCTGAGGTCCACGACCTCGGCGGCGCTTGGGTCACCCCGGGCCTGATCGACTGCCACACCCACACGGTGTTCGGCGGCAACCGCAGCGATGAATTCGAGAAGCGCCTGCAAGGTGTCAGCTACGCGGAAATCGCCGCCAGCGGTGGCGGCATCGCCAGCACCGTGCGCGCCACCCGCGAGGCCAGCGAAGATCAACTGTTCGCCAGCGCCGCCAAACGCCTGAAAAGCCTGATGCGCGACGGTGTCACCAGCATCGAGATCAAGTCCGGCTACGGCCTCGACCTGGCCAACGAAGGCAAGATGTTGCGGGTCGCCCGGCGTCTCGGCGAAGCGTTTCCGATCAGCGTGCGCACCACCTGCCTCGCCGCCCACGCCTTGCCGCCGGAGTACAAGGACCGCGCTGACGACTACATCGAACACATCTGCAGCGAGATGCTCCCGGCCCTGGCGGCCGATGGCCTGGTGGACGCGGTGGATGCGTTCTGCGAGTACCTGGCGTTTTCCCCGGCGCAAGTCGAGAAAGTGTTCATTGCCGCGCAGCAACTCGGTTTGCCGGTGAAATTGCACGCCGAGCAACTGTCGTCGCTGCACGGCTCCAGCCTGGCGGCGCGTTACCAGGCGTTGTCCGCCGACCACCTGGAGTTCATGACCGAAGACGACGCCATCGCCATGGCCGCCTCCGGTACGGTCGCGGTGCTGTTGCCGGGGGCGTTCTACTTCCTGCGGGAAACCCAGCTGCCGCCGATGGATGCTTTGCGCAAACACAAGGTGAAGATTGCCATTGCCAGTGACCTCAACCCGGGCACCTCGCCGGCGCTGTCGGTGCGCTTGATGCTGAACATGGCCTGCACCTGTTTGCGCATGACCCCGGAAGAAGCCCTGGCCGGCGCGACTATTCACGCCGCCACGGCGTTGGGCATGGAGCAGACTCACGGTTCGCTGGAAGTGGGCAAGGTCGCGGATTTTGTCGCCTGGCAAATCGATCGTCCCGCCGACCTGTCGTACTGGCTGGGCGGCGAACTGGAAAAACGCGTCGTGCGCCACGGCGTCGAAGTCGAGATTTAG
- the mdoH gene encoding glucans biosynthesis glucosyltransferase MdoH, with the protein MSNSHVQPETLSEYLAHLPMTDEQRAELAGCKSFSELHERLSSSTFDAPSEAAQASVGRRLTLNSAEELEEAEMLALDASGRVCLKATPPIRRTKVVPEPWRTNILVRGWRRLTGRTNPPAPPKDERVLPAARWRTVGSIRRYILLLLMLGQTIVAGWYMKGIMPYQGWSFVDLEEVMHQPLLQTATQVLPYALQTSILILFGILFCWVSAGFWTALMGFLELLTGHDKYRISGKSAGNEAIAKDARTALVMPICNEDVPRVFAGLRATFESVAATGDLDRFDFFVLSDSNDTDICVAEQQAWLDVCREAKGFGKIFYRRRRRRVKRKSGNLDDFCRRWGGDYKYMVVLDADSVMSGECLTSLVRLMEATPDAGIIQTAPRASGMDTLYARMQQFATRVYGPLFTAGLHFWQLGESHYWGHNAIIRMKPFIEHCALAPLPGKGAFAGAILSHDFVEAALMRRAGWGVWIAYDLPGSYEELPPNLLDELKRDRRWCHGNLMNFRLFLVKGMHPVHRAVFLTGVMSYLSAPLWFFFLVLSTALLAVNTLMEPQYFLEPRQLYPLWPQWHPDKAIALFSTTIVLLFLPKLLSIILIWAKGAKEFGGKFKVTLSMLLEMLFSMLLAPVRMIFHTRFVLAAFLGWAATWNSPQRDDDSTPWSEAVKRHGPQTLLGFFWALLVIWLNPSFLWWLVPIVGSLMLSIPVSVISSRVGLGLKSRDESLFLIPEEYNPPQALLATDQYTHENRWHALNDGFIRAVVDPQQNALACALATSRHGQAEPIEWLRAERVRHALKVGPAGLNNHERLQLLSDPVALARLHEQVWSEGHAEWLDAWRGSVKADPHAPLLPLKPLSLQAQPA; encoded by the coding sequence ATGAGTAATTCCCACGTACAGCCAGAGACTCTCAGCGAGTATTTGGCGCACCTGCCGATGACCGATGAGCAGCGCGCCGAACTGGCGGGCTGCAAGTCCTTCAGCGAACTGCATGAACGCCTGTCGTCTTCGACCTTCGACGCACCGAGCGAGGCCGCGCAGGCCTCGGTTGGCCGACGCCTGACCCTCAACTCCGCCGAGGAGCTGGAGGAGGCCGAGATGCTCGCGCTCGACGCCAGCGGTCGGGTCTGCCTCAAGGCAACCCCGCCGATCCGTCGGACCAAGGTCGTGCCCGAGCCATGGCGCACCAATATCCTGGTGCGTGGCTGGCGGCGGCTGACTGGCCGCACCAACCCGCCGGCGCCACCCAAGGATGAGCGGGTGTTGCCGGCTGCGCGTTGGCGCACCGTTGGTTCGATCCGACGCTACATTCTCCTGCTGCTGATGCTCGGCCAGACCATCGTTGCCGGCTGGTACATGAAAGGCATCATGCCGTACCAGGGCTGGTCGTTCGTCGACCTTGAAGAAGTCATGCACCAACCGCTGCTGCAGACCGCCACGCAAGTGCTGCCGTATGCCTTGCAGACCAGCATCCTGATCCTGTTCGGGATTCTGTTTTGCTGGGTCTCGGCCGGTTTCTGGACCGCGTTGATGGGCTTCCTGGAATTGCTCACCGGGCACGATAAGTACCGTATCTCCGGGAAAAGCGCGGGCAACGAGGCGATTGCGAAAGACGCGCGTACCGCGTTGGTGATGCCGATCTGCAACGAAGACGTGCCACGGGTATTCGCCGGCTTGCGCGCGACCTTTGAATCGGTCGCCGCGACTGGCGATCTGGATCGGTTCGATTTCTTTGTCCTCAGTGACAGTAACGACACCGATATCTGCGTTGCCGAGCAGCAGGCCTGGCTGGACGTCTGCCGCGAGGCCAAGGGCTTCGGCAAGATCTTCTATCGCCGTCGTCGCCGTCGCGTGAAGCGCAAGAGCGGCAACCTCGACGACTTCTGCCGGCGCTGGGGTGGCGACTACAAGTACATGGTGGTACTGGATGCCGACTCGGTGATGAGCGGCGAGTGCCTGACCAGCCTGGTGCGCCTGATGGAAGCCACGCCGGACGCCGGGATCATCCAGACCGCGCCTCGGGCGTCGGGCATGGACACTCTGTATGCGCGCATGCAGCAGTTCGCGACCCGTGTTTATGGCCCGCTGTTCACCGCCGGCCTGCACTTCTGGCAGTTGGGTGAATCCCACTACTGGGGCCACAACGCGATCATCCGCATGAAGCCGTTCATCGAGCACTGCGCCCTGGCGCCGCTGCCCGGTAAAGGCGCGTTCGCCGGTGCGATCCTGTCCCACGACTTCGTTGAGGCGGCGCTGATGCGCCGTGCCGGCTGGGGCGTGTGGATTGCCTATGATTTGCCGGGCAGCTACGAAGAACTGCCGCCGAACCTGCTGGACGAACTCAAGCGTGACCGTCGCTGGTGCCACGGTAACCTGATGAACTTCCGCCTGTTCCTGGTCAAGGGCATGCACCCGGTGCACCGTGCGGTGTTCCTCACCGGCGTGATGTCGTACCTGTCGGCGCCGCTGTGGTTCTTCTTCCTGGTGCTGTCGACGGCGCTGCTGGCGGTCAACACATTGATGGAGCCGCAGTACTTCCTTGAGCCGCGCCAGCTGTATCCGCTGTGGCCACAATGGCACCCGGACAAGGCCATCGCGCTGTTCTCGACCACTATCGTGCTGCTGTTCCTGCCCAAGTTGTTGAGCATCATCCTGATCTGGGCCAAGGGCGCGAAAGAGTTCGGCGGCAAGTTCAAGGTCACCCTGTCGATGCTGCTGGAGATGCTGTTTTCCATGCTGCTGGCGCCGGTGCGGATGATTTTCCACACCCGCTTCGTGCTCGCCGCATTCCTCGGCTGGGCCGCGACCTGGAATTCGCCGCAGCGTGACGATGACTCCACGCCCTGGAGCGAGGCGGTCAAGCGCCACGGTCCGCAAACCCTGCTGGGTTTCTTCTGGGCCCTGCTGGTGATCTGGCTGAACCCGAGCTTCCTGTGGTGGCTGGTGCCGATCGTCGGTTCGTTGATGCTGTCGATCCCTGTCTCGGTGATCTCCAGCCGTGTGGGCCTGGGCCTCAAGTCCCGTGACGAGAGCCTGTTCCTCATTCCTGAAGAATACAATCCGCCACAGGCCTTGCTGGCCACTGACCAGTACACCCACGAAAACCGTTGGCATGCACTGAACGATGGCTTCATCCGGGCCGTGGTCGATCCGCAGCAGAACGCTCTGGCGTGTGCTCTGGCGACTTCGCGTCACGGCCAGGCCGAGCCGATCGAGTGGCTGCGTGCCGAGCGCGTGCGGCATGCGTTGAAAGTCGGCCCTGCCGGGCTGAACAACCATGAGCGCCTGCAACTGCTCAGCGACCCGGTGGCTCTGGCCCGCCTGCATGAGCAGGTCTGGAGCGAAGGTCACGCCGAGTGGCTGGACGCCTGGCGCGGTTCGGTGAAAGCCGACCCCCATGCACCGTTGTTGCCGCTCAAACCCCTGAGCTTGCAGGCACAACCGGCCTGA